A window from Miscanthus floridulus cultivar M001 unplaced genomic scaffold, ASM1932011v1 os_1744_1_2, whole genome shotgun sequence encodes these proteins:
- the LOC136534282 gene encoding putative UDP-rhamnose:rhamnosyltransferase 1, with protein sequence MDAVSSASSLPESPPLRIVICPWLAFGHMLPYLELAERLASRGHRVSYVSTARNLARLPARRNAGVDLVALPLPRVEGLPEGAESTTDVPGDRLEPLWEAFDGLAAPFAEFLAAACAGDGDVVVEGNGKRPPDWILVDTFHHWAPAVALEHRVPCAMLQPSAAFISAIACGASEHAELAAASVFEQMPAVQAQAPPVGMPRHEWEWDKALFTPVGTSGMSIARRITLTLDRCAITAMRSCPEWELHAFSHAAALLGKPLVPLGLLPPSPDGGRGASMNRDDATVRWLDAQPPKSVVYVALGSEVPLRVELVQELAHGLELAGTRFLWALRKPRGVPDADVLPPGFQERTHGHGMVTTSWVPQNTILAHGAVGSFLTHCGRNSLTEGLQYGHPLIMLPIFADQGPNARLMAGRKVGLQVPRDEDDGSFDRQGIADTVRAVMIDEDTRRVFLANAMKLQEVVADKELHERYIDEFVQRLRSHAPS encoded by the coding sequence ATGGACGCCGTGTCCTCCGCATCATCCTTGCCGGAGTCTCCACCTCTGCGCATCGTCATCTGCCCGTGGCTCGCGTTCGGGCACATGCTCCCGTACCTGGAGCTCGCCGAGCGCCTGGCGTCGCGGGGCCACCGCGTGTCCTACGTCTCCACGGCCAGAAACCTCGCGCGCCTCCCTGCGCGGCGCAACGCCGGCGTGGACCTCGTGGCGCTGCCGCTCCCGCGCGTCGAGGGCCTCCCCGAGGGCGCCGAGTCCACCACTGACGTCCCTGGCGACAGGCTCGAACCCCTATGGGAGGCCTTCGACGGCCTCGCCGCGCCGTTCGCGGAGTTCCTGGCCGCCGCGtgcgccggcgacggcgacgtCGTCGTCGAGGGGAACGGGAAGAGGCCGCCAGACTGGATCCTCGTCGACACGTTCCACCACTGGGCGCCCGCTGTCGCCCTGGAGCACAGGGTGCCGTGCGCCATGCTCCAGCCCAGCGCTGCCTTCATCTCCGCCATCGCCTGTGGGGCGTCCGAGCATGCGGAGCTGGCAGCTGCCTCTGTCTTCGAACAGATGCCCGCCGTACAAGCACAGGCACCGCCGGTGGGTATGCCCCGTCACGAGTGGGAGTGGGACAAGGCGTTGTTCACACCTGTCGGCACGTCCGGTATGTCGATCGCCCGGCGCATCACCTTGACGCTCGACCGGTGCGCGATCACGGCCATGCGGAGCTGCCCGGAGTGGGAGCTCCACGCCTTTTCGCATGCCGCCGCCCTCCTTGGCAAGCCACTCGTTCCCCTCGGCCTCCTGCCGCCGTCGCCGGATGGAGGCCGCGGCGCCAGCATGAACAGAGACGACGCCACCGTGCGGTGGCTCGACGCGCAGCCACCCAAGTCGGTCGTGTACGTCGCGCTGGGCAGCGAGGTGCCGCTGCGCGTGGAGCTGGTGCAAGAGCTGGCTCATGGGCTCGAGCTCGCCGGGACGCGATTCCTCTGGGCGCTGAGGAAGCCCAGGGGCGTTCCCGACGCTGACGTCCTCCCTCCGGGCTTCCAAGAGCGTacgcacggccacggcatggtGACCACGAGCTGGGTGCCGCAGAATACCATACTGGCGCACGGTGCCGTCGGCTCGTTCTTGACGCACTGTGGACGCAACTCGCTTACGGAAGGGCTTCAGTATGGGCACCCTCTGATCATGCTGCCCATCTTCGCAGACCAAGGTCCGAATGCGCGGCTCATggcgggcaggaaggttgggttGCAGGTGCCAAGGGATGAAGACGATGGGTCTTTCGACCGCCAGGGGATCGCTGACACAGTGCGGGCTGTGATGATTGATGAAGATACCAGGAGGGTCTTTCTAGCAAACGCCATGAAGCTGCAGGAGGTTGTAGCTGATAAGGAGCTCCACGAGAGGTACATTGATGAATTTGTGCAGCGACTTAGATCTCACGCCCCTAGCTGA